A genomic region of Fusarium oxysporum Fo47 chromosome VI, complete sequence contains the following coding sequences:
- a CDS encoding Thiolase, N-terminal domain-containing protein, with amino-acid sequence MTSPIEATQALQTLQGDTIIVKHPRERLNPTTPQPQEAGPQDPAAVTLPSTEIPNSPIDLNESFRTEINEDRPAVTVIPSSLTPPPSTQVYSHASQAGPGPSKRKFSGSQQSSTLFSPPATVPNNIRERPVITEFLPPAPHQVLEASADELRVMLQSALAEQQKLKMETAHHKLQYNLLSIQADDDAKRAAVEHEMMRREVDALRNAEFTRMARKEFDQPSEALQTKYLQMKARYEAMLQENEILQRRVQTAKKVIKQSEDESIALHEERDMLLRRIRENREHMQMLCRPGGIFHAVLTPRQKVAVVTQGYRNSQQQQTSRSQGEHGLSALLQAMSQDNNSAPSTPMHSHRPAPRVGKHNRNSQSMSSLPTTPMNRPVGTNVGLLPSVDLVPHSEPHRYSQRQFIPTTPVAKTDRRRRSRESTISADDNEELARQALESVAAAQSFTSQSRNQSDQDGEVFDSQASQAAAEMLRRDPRQSFEVAETLKNTPGPMEKTVRMQERLLSHRNGDSDKRKFNGNHSSTGEIRLDQASPAKKSKVVEPMADGQDKLGLGIQYRQDLTRRSDISSHTRHYPKSEAGVEDPLSAHGNGTGVFRLSAGVEGLQGVLAKSPSDTVILSAVRTPICRSYKGQLKDAYPEELLASVLKATLKAHPEAPVDDVAVGVVLSELGGSKAARMALNHVGFKNTTSLYTVNRACSSSLQAIAAVSAQIQTGMIDTGIAAGMESMTRNYGSRAIPVDVWPELKTSPNRHAQDCIMPMGLTSENVAERYGVSRADQDAMAVESHRRAARARKEGRFAEEIVPVETRFQEVDKQGNKVGEEQRITVTADDGIREGVSIEALAKLKPAFKPDGASTAGNSSQVSDGAAATLLMRRSTATALGLQDRIIGKFVSAVTVGCDPDEMGIGPALAIPKLLDQVGLKTEDVSRWEINEAFASQALHCVRELGLEDAWAKEKVNPDGGAIALGHPLGATGARMTSTLLHGLKRDGGEVGVVSMCVGTGMGMAGLFVRE; translated from the exons ATGACTTCTCCTATTGAAGCCACACAGGCTTTGCAAACCTTGCAGGGCGATACAATTATTGTTAAACATCCTCGAGAGCGACTGAACCCCACGACACCTCAACCCCAAGAAGCAGGACCCCAAGATCCAGCTGCGGTGACATTACCTTCGACAGAGATTCCAAATTCGCCCATCGATCTAAACGAATCCTTTAGAACCGAGATCAACGAGGATCGACCGGCCGTCACGGTTATCCCATCGTCACTTACACCGCCTCCCTCGACCCAGGTTTACAGCCATGCCAGTCAAGCTGGTCCCGGTCCCTCCAAACGAAAGTTCTCTGGCTCCCAGCAGTCATCGACACTCTTCTCCCCGCCAGCTACCGTACCTAATAACATACGCGAACGTCCTGTGATAACGGAATTCCTCCCTCCCGCTCCGCATCAGGTCCTCGAGGCGTCCGCCGACGAGCTGCGCGTCATGCTTCAGTCGGCTCTAGCAGAGCAACAAAAGCTCAAGATGGAGACAGCTCATCATAAGTTACAGTATAACTTATTGTCTATCCAGGCCGACGACGATGCCAAGCGTGCTGCTGTGGAACACGAGATGATGCGTCGCGAGGTAGACGCGCTGCGAAATGCAGAATTCACCCGAATGGCTAGAAAAGAATTTGATCAGCCGTCCGAGGCATTACAAACAAAGTATTTACAGATGAAGGCGCGGTATGAGGCCATGCTACAAGAGAATGAGATCCTCCAACGCCGGGTCCAGACTGCTAAGAAGGTCATCAAGCAAAGCGAGGATGAAAGCATTGCTCTTCATGAGGAGCGAGATATGTTGCTGAGACGAATACGCGAGAACAGAGAGCATATGCAGATGCTCTGTAGACCTGGGGGTATATTTCACGCAGTCTTAACACCCAGACAGAAAGTCGCTGTCGTGACACAAGGGTACAGAAActctcagcaacagcagacATCTAGGTCACAAGGGGAGCATGGTCTCTCGGCTTTGTTGCAGGCTATGAGCCAGGATAACAACAGCGCACCTTCGACACCGATGCATTCTCATCGCCCTGCGCCACGCGTCGGAAAACACAACCGCAACTCGCAATCCATGTCGTCTCTGCCCACGACGCCTATGAACCGGCCGGTGGGTACAAATGTTGGGCTTCTTCCATCGGTGGATCTGGTACCTCACTCGGAGCCTCATCGATACTCCCAGAGACAGTTCATTCCTACGACACCTGTGGCCAAGACTGACCGCCGCCGTAGGAGTCGAGAGAGCACTATTTCAGCAGACGATAATGAGGAGCTAGCCAGGCAGGCGCTTGAGTCGGTTGCCGCAGCTCAGTCGTTTACATCACAGTCACGAAACCAGAGCGACCAGGATGGAGAGGTGTTTGATAGCCAGGCTAGTCAAGCTGCTGCAGAGATGCTGCGGCGAGATCCGCGGCAGAGCTTTGAGGTAGCCGAAACCTTGAAGAACACACCAGGACCAATGGAGAAAACAGTTCGCATGCAGGAGAGACTACTTTCCCATCGAAATGGAGATAGCGACAAGCGAAAATTCAACGGCAACCATTCATCTACCGGGGAGATACGGCTCGATCAAGCAAGTCCAGCGAAGAAGTCGAAAGTGGTTGAACCAATGGCAGATGGGCAAGACAAGCTAGGACTGGGGATTCAGTATAGACA GGATCTTACCCGACGCTCCGACATTTCAAGCCACACTCGACATTACCCGAAGTCTGAAGCCGGTGTCGAGGATCCACTTTCGGCTCATGGCAACGGGACGGGAGTGTTCCGGCTTTCGGCGGGGGTGGAGG GCCTTCAAGGCGTCCTCGCCAAATCCCCTTCCGACACCGTAATCCTCTCCGCCGTCCGCACTCCCATCTGCCGCTCCTACAAGGGCCAGCTCAAAGACGCATACCCCGAGGAACTCCTCGCCAGCGTCCTCAAAGCCACTCTCAAAGCACACCCCGAAGCCCCCGTCGACGATGTAGCAGTCGGCGTGGTGCTCTCCGAGCTCGGCGGTTCCAAAGCGGCGCGCATGGCTCTCAACCACGTCGGCTTCAAGAACACCACTAGCTTGTACACTGTGAACCGCGCGTGCTCTAGTTCGCTGCAGGCCATCGCTGCTGTGTCGGCGCAGATCCAGACGGGCATGATCGATACGGGTATCGCAGCTGGTATGGAGAGCATGACGAGAAATTACGGAAGCAGAGCTATCCCTGTGGATGTGTGGCCGGAGCTGAAGACCTCACCTAATCGTCATGCGCAGGATTGTATTATGCCTATGGGTTTGACGTCTGAGAACGTTGCGGAACGATATGGTGTTTCGAGAGCGGACCAGGACGCTATGGCTGTTGAGTCTCACCGTCGTGCTGCGCGTGCGAGAAAGGAGGGCCGTTTTGCGGAGGAGATTGTACCCGTTGAGACAAGATTCCAGGAGGTTGATAAGCAAGGTAACAAGGTTGGCGAGGAGCAGCGCATCACTGTTACTGCTGATGATGGTATTCGTGAGGGCGTTTCCATTGAGGCTTTGGCTAAGCTCAAGCCTGCTTTCAAGCCCGACGGTGCTTCAACAGCTGGAAACTCGAGTCAAGTCTCCGACGGTGCTGCCGCTACCCTCCTCATGCGCCGAAGCACAGCTACCGCCCTCGGTCTCCAAGACCGCATCATCGGAAAATTCGTCTCAGCCGTCACAGTCGGCTGCGATCCCGATGAGATGGGTATCGGCCCCGCCCTCGCTATCCCCAAGCTCCTTGACCAGGTCGGTCTCAAGACGGAGGATGTGTCACGGTGGGAGATCAACGAGGCGTTCGCGAGCCAAGCGCTGCACTGTGTGAGGGAGTTGGGACTCGAGGATGCGTGGGCGAAGGAGAAGGTCAACCCTGACGGAGGCGCTATTGCGCTGGGACATCCTCTTGGAGCTACTGGTGCGAGAATGACGAGTACGCTTTTGCATGGACTTAAGAGGGATGGTGGTGAGGTTGGTGTTGTGAGTATGTGTGTTGGTACGGGTATGGGTATGGCTGGGTTGTTTGTTCGGGAGTAG
- a CDS encoding Deuterolysin metalloprotease family-domain-containing protein yields the protein MKLLAGLALASMAVAAPLVDKRAPTPLNVELKMQGNSKVKAVITNNGKSNLKLLKVGTFLDTAPVERAQVFSAEKKTVPFDGVRIALDTTQLDDTAFQSIPSGNSYEVEFDIAEFHDLSAGGKFSVLSSGALSFAQENSTELVGSVPFYSNRLDAEVDGPQAFSVRTAFHQKRAQVQSDCSGSKLQVTQAALSNCARQASAAQEAASNGPAAKVEEYFKNSDAATRSTVADVFAKIAAECGSTNAGDTRYYCTDVYGACQNGVLAYTVPGGNYMAYCDLYFERLPATTSTCHAQDQGNTNLHEMTHLNQIKGTSDYGGYGYNFIQSLTAEQNINHADTYALFANAVSLGC from the exons ATGAAGCTGCTTGCTGGTCTTGCTCTCGCCTCTATGGCTGTCGCTGCGCCCCTGGTGGATAAGCGCGCTCCTACTCCCTTGAACGTTgagttgaagatgcaggGGAACTCAAAGGTTAAGGCTGTTATCACCAATAATGGGAAGAGCAACttgaagctcctcaaggTTGGAACATTCCTTGATACGGCTCCTGTTGAGAGGGCTCAGGTCTTTTCTGCCG AAAAGAAGACTGTCCCCTTTGACGGTGTTCGCATCGCTCTCGACACCACCCAGCTCGATGACACCGCCTTCCAGAGCATCCCCTCCGGCAACTCCTACGAAGTCGAGTTCGACATCGCCGAGTTTCACGATCTTTCTGCTGGCGGCAAGTTCAGCGTTCTCTCCTCCGGCGCCCTCTCTTTCGCCCAGGAGAACTCCACCGAGCTCGTCGGCTCAGTCCCCTTCTACTCCAACCGTCTCGACGCCGAAGTCGACGGTCCCCAGGCCTTCTCCGTCCGCACCGCCTTCCACCAGAAGCGCGCTCAGGTGCAGAGTGACTGCTCTGGTAGCAAGCTCCAGGTCACCCAGGCTGCTCTGTCGAACTGTGCTAGACAGGCTTCTGCTGCTCAGGAGGCTGCGTCTAACGGTCCTGCTGCGAAGGTGGAGGAGTACTTTAAGAACTCTGACGCTGCGACTCGCTCGACTGTCGCTGATGTCTTTGCCAAGATTGCGGCTGAGTGTGGATCGACTAACGCTGGGGATACTCGATACTACTGTACCGATGTTTATGGCGCGTGCCAGAACGGTGTTCTTGCGTATACCGTTCCTGGAGGAAACTACATGGCCTACTGCGATCTGTACTTTGAGCGTCTTCCTGCCACCACTTCAACCTGCCATGCTCAGGACCAGGGCAACACCAACTTGCACGAGATGACCCATCTTAACCAGATCAAGGGAACTTCTGACTATGGTGGTTATGGATATAACTTCATCCAGAGCTTGACTGCTGAGCAGAACATCAACCACGCTGACACTTATGCTCTGTTTGCCAACGCTGTTAGTCTGGGATGTTAG
- a CDS encoding kinase-like protein, with translation MDTDQTVFYLTPESDYALEIIQHPDNSSRTCQNPRDPKMLCLRIGLDQKSKSPPYLVSFGRRDHNDVILNKYFPKTDQCYFDFSKETGELLLHDISEYSDTQLTEIEWITNEDEDGDGDGERKEKLGYSQISRARRQCVVLLRPDLYHDRVERQWLFQIRDAEFRLLPGTTRGRSEAQLTKERLAFARNTNNDGTIERTLQQLGTLDLQSKGLLAREPHSTWFRTSPKREKDKVIRIRKLKPLGRGGQGEVHEVVDMYTGAHYACKIVDVRTEVTQWKIHSEIEFKMRVKKAVEIVQKLTHPHIVPYTHTQESKTSHDIQIFMPVYEGNLHDLRQALRDQGQEGVRTITSKMLYQMLQALDFVHTHDPPIIHRDVKPPNILHRGGNFFLIDFGIAKAVDASNTVVGTGSYMAPEVRENRQQTPKVDIWGLGVTVVECLEQPEDFRTRQFTEWEQWYEYLQTSLNQHHFPFASMVTVDTDRRPTARDLLQSWRTNVTLSSAAPPLSYQLNGTTTINSASPILMDWTQTVPTTPPAQPGARRGESFKSVRSRNEREKKDCKRKRSSQNGDAPSHSSGESERTPGRTLRPRPKRIRKAEER, from the exons ATGGACACTGATCAGACAGTTTTCTATCTCACCCCGGAGAGCGACTATGCTTTGGAGATCATTCAACATCCTGACAATAGCAGCCGAACATGCCAAAACCCTAGAGACCCAAAGATGCTATGCCTGCGAATTGGATTGGACCAAAAGTCCAAGAGCCCACCGTATCTCGTCAGCTTCGGTAGACGAGACCATAACGATGTGATCTTGAACAAGTACTTTCCGAAAACTGATCAGTGCTATTTCGATTTCAGTAAGGAAACtggagagcttcttctccacgaCATATCGGAATATAGCGATACGCAACTCACCGAGATCGAATGGATCACCaatgaagacgaagacggagacggagacggagagaGAAAGGAGAAGCTAGGCTATTCCCAAATATCGAGGGCCCGTCGGCAATGTGTCGTGCTTCTCAGGCCTGACTTGTACCACGATCGCGTCGAACGCCAGTGGCTCTTCCAGATCCGTGATGCTGAGTTCCGCTTGTTACCAGGAACAACACGTGGCCGGAGTGAAGCTCAACTGACCAAGGAGAGGTTGGCATTCGcaagaaacaccaacaaTGATGGGACGATCGAAAGGACTTTGCAGCAACTCGGCACGCTCGACCTGCAATCCAAGGGATTGCTAGCTCGTGAACCCCATAGTACTTGGTTCCGAACCTCACCCAAGCGGGAAAAAGACAAGGTGATCCGAATCAGAAAGCTCAAACCGCTTGGAAGAGGCGGCCAAGGTGAAGTGCACGAGGTTGTCGACATGTATACCGGCGCGCACTACGCTTGCAAAATCGTCGACGTAAGGACAGAGGTAACTCAATGGAAGATCCATTCCGAGATAGAGTTCAAGATGAGAGTGAAAAAAGCGGTAGAAATAGTCCAGAAGCTGACGCAT CCTCATATCGTGCCGTACACACACACCCAGGAATCCAAAACCAGCCACGACATCCAGATCTTCATGCCTGTCTATGAGGGCAACCTCCACGATCTACGGCAAGCGCTCAGAGACCAGGGGCAAGAGGGGGTACGAACCATAACCAGCAAGATGCTATACCAGATGTTACAGGCACTGGATTTCGTTCATACTCATGATCCGCCAATCATACATCGAGACGTTAAGCCTCCGAATATCCTCCACCGCGGCGGCAACTTCTTTTTGATAGACTTCGGGATCGCCAAAGCCGTCGATGCATCAAATACTGTCGTTGGAACGGGATCGTATATGGCGCCTGAAGTTAGGGAGAACAGGCAGCAGACGCCCAAAGTTGACATATGGGGGCTCGGCGTGACAGTGGTGGAGTGTTTAGAGCAACCCGAAGACTTTAGGACAAGACAGTTTACGGAGTGGGAGCAGTGGTACGAGTATCTCCAGACGAGTCTGAACCAACATCACTTTCCTTTCGCATCTATGGTCACCGTCGACACCGATCGGCGTCCAACGGCTCGCGACCTACTACAAAGCTGGCGGACGAATGTCACCTTGAGTTCAGCAGCACCGCCGCTTTCTTACCAGCTAAACGGAACGACAACGATAAACTCTGCATCACCTATTCTCATGGACTGGACACAAACGGTACCCACGAC TCCACCGGCGCAGCCAGGAGCCAGACGTGGAGAGTCTTTCAAGTCTGTGAGGTCTCGCAACGAaagggagaagaaagatTGCAAGCGTAAGAGGTCATCGCAGAATGGGGATGCACCGTCTCACTCCTCAGGGGAATCAGAACGAACGCCAGGCAGAACTCTGCGACCGAGACCGAAACGGATTCGTAAGGCAGAGGAGAGATAG
- a CDS encoding uncharacterized protein (expressed protein) has protein sequence MAPQTSPKRRLNNTSTLPPSVEAASDDVCPLSNGNNLNDNVHPADNQQSEERDTYSALVLGREMLVPLTYDPDTYDFDARMPWTPEPEPYDPETYSAWGRKHFGEEWYQLRKAMLEERNPHHKYEPVYMGRQRALRVMEPQAEGRPFRPYSYFVGDDIKDEGWKRLWARMSNNELGFPRSPSPPPPPPPPSDSDSDSDSSESREPTPVPADPWERIEYMRTYWHLTEEKYHFHRFFVREEIIDRARSRRENEPGNRQAREKRDLMESFRYVNPSRLYIEQNNIQDHIDLPKKGWTREEIVTVYEAQVGMLEWPRNNSATRGSGDFGKDVTSEEEAASASYSQEHRDAWNRFYGSQPPKLPPNTRDYGVWDLWLKGTYARISRQRRREALLSDATGDAASCAEELQRIEGEEQGDREALERAIRRSTELTERAERTSRLPPPQNQEEMNHRFRVWDELGVGLKVQNDLAREYGFAERVAGHELPQPPATAPQAGGIGDAPGTHMREAVAQSSATTPQPASGTLRKTCGGRITKNTLTHGEASPRTAPQRHNRQRKTYKKERASRRLAKLEPEYGMLEDARRR, from the coding sequence ATGGCTCCACAAACAAGCCCCAAGCGCAGACTCAACAATACGTCAACACTTCCTCCATCCGTTGAGGCCGCCTCTGACGATGTATGTCCTCTATCCAACGGCAACAACCTCAACGACAATGTCCACCCGGCTGACAATCAGCAAAGCGAGGAAAGAGATACATATTCTGCATTAGTACTGGGCAGAGAGATGTTGGTGCCACTAACATACGATCCTGATACATACGATTTTGATGCGCGAATGCCGTGGACACCCGAGCCAGAACCCTATGATCCCGAAACCTATTCGGCTTGGGGTAGAAAGCACTTCGGCGAAGAGTGGTACCAATTGCGGAAGGCTATGCTCGAGGAAAGGAATCCCCATCATAAGTATGAACCAGTGTACATGGGGCGCCAGCGAGCTCTAAGGGTGATGGAGCCTCAGGCCGAAGGGAGGCCTTTTAGACCATACTCTTACTTTGTGGGGGACGATATCAAAGACGAAGGCTGGAAGCGCTTGTGGGCTCGAATGTCCAACAACGAGTTAGGCTTTCCGCGCAGTCCTTCcccacctccaccacctccaccaccaagcgacagcgacagcgaTAGCGATAGCTCCGAGTCTCGCGAACCGACGCCTGTCCCGGCAGACCCGTGGGAACGAATAGAGTACATGCGAACGTATTGGCACTTGACCGAGGAGAAGTATCACTTCCATAGGTTCTTCGTCAGGGAGGAAATCATAGACAGGGCTAGGTCGCGACGTGAAAATGAGCCGGGCAACAGGCAAGCCCGCGAGAAGCGCGACCTAATGGAAAGCTTTCGCTACGTGAATCCTTCACGGTTGTATATCGAACAAAACAACATCCAGGACCATATCGACCTCCCCAAGAAGGGCTGGACGCGGGAAGAGATCGTTACTGTGTATGAAGCGCAGGTGGGCATGCTTGAATGGCCACGGAATAACTCTGCAACAAGAGGGTCTGGTGATTTCGGCAAGGATGTAACCTCGGAAGAGGAAGCCGCATCGGCCAGCTATTCCCAGGAGCATCGTGACGCCTGGAATCGCTTCTACGGATCGCAGCCTCCCAAATTGCCACCGAATACCAGGGATTACGGTGTATGGGATCTCTGGCTCAAAGGCACCTACGCTCGCATCTCTCGCCAGCGACGGCGAGAGGCCCTGCTGTCTGATGCTACGGGCGATGCTGCATCATGTGCGGAAGAGTTACAAAGAATTGAGGGCGAAGAACAGGGAGACCGTGAGGCTCTAGAAAGGGCCATTAGAAGGTCAACTGAATTGACAGAAAGGGCAGAAAGAACGAGCCGTCTACCGCCACCTCAAAATCAGGAGGAAATGAATCATAGGTTTCGTGTGTGGGATGAACTCGGCGTCGGTCTCAAGGTCCAGAATGACCTCGCTCGCGAATACGGTTTCGCCGAAAGAGTCGCTGGGCACGAATTACCGCAGCCGCCAGCAACAGCTCCCCAAGCAGGCGGCATAGGCGATGCCCCAGGTACTCACATGCGCGAAGCAGTGGCGCAGTCGTCAGCAACGACACCTCAACCAGCGAGTGGCACTCTTCGCAAAACTTGCGGCGGTCGGATCACTAAGAACACATTGACGCACGGGGAAGCCTCGCCTCGAACAGCACCCCAACGTCACAATAGGCAGCGCAAGACGTATAAGAAGGAGCGGGCAAGCCGAAGGCTCGCGAAGCTGGAGCCTGAGTATGGGATGCTAGAGGATGCTAGAAGGAGGTGA
- a CDS encoding HotDog domain-containing protein, translated as MSRKLNPTKFTQAVVRSFMADSGLEPRYVPQATDGDSAFRDKIPILTPLPLVFWENMYRHRNNESEICIDVVQFRVTSATEGRVDFELDIQKEHTNRLQTLHGGTLASLVDLGGSLAVASSGRFATGVSTDLNVTYLSPGGRPGDVLKGTATLDKIGKTLAFTQVTFTNSKGQLAARGSHTKYVTGTMGEDGPFVAPAEFSDVD; from the exons ATGTCGAGAAAGCTCAATCCTACGAAATTCACACAGGCG GTCGTGCGCTCCTTCATGGCAGACTCTGGTCTTGAGCCTCGGTATGTACCCCAAGCCACCGATGGAGACTCGGCATTCCGTGATAAGATCCCGATACTGACTCCATTGCCTTTAGTCTTCTGGGAAAACATGTATAGACACCGGAACAATGAATCTGAGATCTGTATTGACGTGGTGCAGTTCCGTGTCACTAGCGCGACAGAAGGCAGAGTCGACTTCGAGCTTGATATCCAAAAAGAACACACC AACCGCCTTCAAACGCTCCATGGTGGTACACTTGCCAGTCTCGTCGATCTTGGTGGCTCACTCGCAGTCGCCTCATCAGGCCGCTTCGCAACAGGCGTATCAACCGATCTGAACG TGACATATCTGAGCCCCGGAGGCCGCCCAGGAGACGTCCTCAAGGGCACTGCCACTCTCGACAAGATTGGCAAGACACTTGCTTTCACGCAGGTGACATTCACCAATAGCAAGGGACAACTAGCTGCGCGAGGAAGCCATACAAA ATACGTAACGGGTACCATGGGTGAAGATGGCCCATTCGTTGCTCCAGCTGAGTTCTCAGACGTGGACTAG